The segment TATCAAACCACAAATCCCTTCCTTGACCAAACTCAGTACTTTCTTGCGGAGAAAAACTAAAGTCTTCGATGGCAGAGAGAGGTTGGAATAAAGGAAAAAAGAGTGCGTTTTTATAATTCTTTTTCACCCAATCGGATTCGAATCCCCAATAGGAAAAACGGGAGTCACTGAAGGAATGAGATCCGTGGAAGGGTGTACCTAAAGTAATCAGTCTTTTGACTTTTCTTCTGGATTCATCCGGTAATACCAAACAGAGCAAACCTCCCGTATTATGAGCGATCACAGTGGCTTCGTTAGGTGCAGTTAGGATTTGTTTGGAGAGGTGAAGGACAGCTTCTTCAACGGAAACGGGATTACGCAAAGTGGAGAGGATCGCCACATGAAATCCCAGATTGTCCAAATCGGCTTTGAGTCTTCTATAGAAATCTTTTCCGGCCATATGACCGGGTATAATGAGTATGTCTTTCCCTTGGCAATCTTCTGGTTGGGAATGGCCGGGTAGGAAGTAGAGAATTTTTGCCCAAATTTTTTCTAGTGCGTCCAGAAATTGAAACATACTATGAGAATTATCCTTGGGGGAGATTTGTCTATGAAAATCGAATATTATTTAGTAGTTCTGGAAAAAACCCCATCCCAATTTTCACCCGGAGGTTCTTGGAAAAGAACTTCACATCTCTTGATAAGCAATTGGCAGGCAGCATCCTTTTTTCCGAAAAATTCCTGTGCTTTTTCGAATTCTTGAATCGCTTCCTTCCATTTTTGCCCGGTATAAAAATCAAAGGCTCTTCGGTATGTGATTTCACCCTTCGCTTCGTCTTTGGTTTCTTTTTCTTTTGTATTAAGAAGGGAATAAATTTGAACAGGTTGATCTTTTCCTTTGACTCGAATCCGATCCAAAAACCGGAATTGGAAATGGTCTCTGCATGCGGCTTCGATGGTTTCCGAAACCAATATATCCGCCCCGTAATCTTTTGCGGCCGCTTCCAATCGGGAAGCAAGGTTTACCGTATCTCCCATCATGGTATAGGATGCTAAACTTTCGGTTCCCATAAAACCGACCTTAGCTGGTCCGCAGTTCAAACCGATTCGTATTTTCATTTTTCTTGCCGATTCGGTGTAATCATTCTTTTCCACCCAGGAGGCTTTTAGCTCTGCTAATTTTTGAATCATAGTAAGGGATGCTTTGCAGGCAAGTTCGGGGTGGAGTGCATTTTTCAAAGGGGCTCCGAAAATTCCGACGATTGCATCACCTATATATTTATCCAAAGTTCCGGAATTCGATTTTAAAATCTCAGTCATCGCGGAAAGATATTCGTTGAGTAAACGTGCAAGTTCGCTCGGGGAAAGTTCTTCGCTGATGGATGAGAATCCTGCGACATCTGAAAAGAAAGCGGTGATTTCCCATTCCCCCCCTTTTTTAAGAGATTCAAGATCTTCCAAAGCGTGTGAGACAACACTTGGGTCGACTAAGTTCCGTAAGATACTATTGTACTTTCTTTTGTCTTTCCCTTCTATATAAGTCAGATATGCATAACCTAACAAATAAGAAACCGGAAAGGAGGTAACGAAATGGGAAGGAGGGAGAACCATGTTGAATCTATAACAAACGTAAAATGAAACTAGGAATACTGCGGTAGCAAAAACGGGAAAGGCAATTCGTAACCAATGATGGGTCGCAAAAAATAATACATAAGTTCCTATCGTTAGAAGTACAACTGCAAAAAGTCCTCCCCAAATTTCCGGGATCTCATACAGTGTGTGATTTTCTATCATATTGGAAATGAACACTGCTTGTGCGATCACACCGGGAAATAATCCGAAAGGAGTCACTACATCATCATGGGTTGCCGCCGCAGACGTTCCAATGAGTACTATTTTATCCGTAAAAAAACCGGGTGGAACAATCAGATCCGCTTCCGATTCGGCCTGACCCGTTTGGATCATCGTTTGTGATTGTAAGACTCCTCCTGCAGAATACCTTGGAATTTCCCTGATTTGTTTTTCCGAATAAAAATAAGACCGAATCAATCCCGATTTTCCCAAAGGGAAACGAAAGGTTTTGTCGTTTTTGGAAAGAGTCAAAAAATTCTTTTCCAAGTAGGGTTTGGCTGTTCCTGAACCGACAAATCCTTGATAGGCGATTGTAGGGTAGTGGGAATCTCCCCATTTTAAGAAAGGAGCGAATCTTCTGAGAGTTCCGTCGCTATCAGGGATGATATTGACTGCATGGACGAAGGGAGTTGTCTC is part of the Leptospira kobayashii genome and harbors:
- a CDS encoding esterase/lipase family protein, whose translation is MFQFLDALEKIWAKILYFLPGHSQPEDCQGKDILIIPGHMAGKDFYRRLKADLDNLGFHVAILSTLRNPVSVEEAVLHLSKQILTAPNEATVIAHNTGGLLCLVLPDESRRKVKRLITLGTPFHGSHSFSDSRFSYWGFESDWVKKNYKNALFFPLFQPLSAIEDFSFSPQESTEFGQGRDLWFDIPGNYNLVRRHENLRTIREFLGTPKDPQMQAVAKASPVHAVPKKIEVDFSKFDPANRKKAKAAAKKKESPKPKTKPAAKKPSPKKAAKKKKR
- a CDS encoding CHASE2 domain-containing protein, encoding MKNQKFFLPFLLSVIVPIFVLLIFAFLGVSEVWNRKISDSFFLLLPSHNSFSKDVVIVDIDEQSLAQYADNPDLGRWPWKRTVYPILFSYIQMGAPKLILVDILFTESSEDDSSLAEANRSFSNISHAVNFRTDIGAQVDEKKEKNRKFEIPLPKDSPFPTFNTVSFPNGEIGETTPFVHAVNIIPDSDGTLRRFAPFLKWGDSHYPTIAYQGFVGSGTAKPYLEKNFLTLSKNDKTFRFPLGKSGLIRSYFYSEKQIREIPRYSAGGVLQSQTMIQTGQAESEADLIVPPGFFTDKIVLIGTSAAATHDDVVTPFGLFPGVIAQAVFISNMIENHTLYEIPEIWGGLFAVVLLTIGTYVLFFATHHWLRIAFPVFATAVFLVSFYVCYRFNMVLPPSHFVTSFPVSYLLGYAYLTYIEGKDKRKYNSILRNLVDPSVVSHALEDLESLKKGGEWEITAFFSDVAGFSSISEELSPSELARLLNEYLSAMTEILKSNSGTLDKYIGDAIVGIFGAPLKNALHPELACKASLTMIQKLAELKASWVEKNDYTESARKMKIRIGLNCGPAKVGFMGTESLASYTMMGDTVNLASRLEAAAKDYGADILVSETIEAACRDHFQFRFLDRIRVKGKDQPVQIYSLLNTKEKETKDEAKGEITYRRAFDFYTGQKWKEAIQEFEKAQEFFGKKDAACQLLIKRCEVLFQEPPGENWDGVFSRTTK